The Carnobacterium mobile DSM 4848 genome includes a window with the following:
- a CDS encoding transposase, translating to MNRITQLSLFENHELGDLEKLNDLLTALPDENLLTALEEERGKGRNDYPVHTMWRAFVASFVFQHRSVASLIRELKRNSQLRELCGFQPHFSRSQKGRYRVQLAPTEAAFSRFLKKLLLHQHLLDEMFTELVTTLYETLDGFGQTLALDGKIIPSYATKPNKKVEHDGRRDTEADFTLKQYTTTTANGEKITKKKTWFGYRLHLIVDANYELPVAYEVTKASEGEPTVAKRLIKHFSTSQAKQCDYLLADRGYDGAPLLSLIESKEIIPIIDIKNQWDKDTLTKQYRDSDLIYTYNGAVSYVDGKGNEIKLAYKGYDKKTDSLRYGFKPQYQDNRLFRIKREEDRRIFNKVARDSFKFKRIYKKRTSIERVNGRIDRDYLFENHTIRGKKKLNLFVTMTFLIMLAFAKDKISKNHLAHLTAWVA from the coding sequence ATGAATAGAATAACACAATTATCATTATTTGAAAACCATGAATTAGGCGATTTAGAAAAGTTGAATGATCTATTAACTGCATTACCGGATGAAAACCTGTTAACTGCATTAGAAGAAGAACGTGGAAAGGGCAGAAATGATTATCCAGTTCATACCATGTGGCGTGCTTTCGTAGCTAGTTTTGTCTTTCAACATCGCTCTGTCGCTTCTTTGATTCGAGAGTTGAAGCGGAATAGCCAACTCAGAGAACTATGCGGCTTTCAACCTCATTTTTCGCGCTCACAAAAAGGAAGGTATAGGGTTCAACTAGCTCCCACAGAAGCTGCTTTTTCTCGATTTTTAAAAAAGTTACTGCTCCATCAACACCTATTAGATGAGATGTTTACTGAATTGGTCACTACTTTATATGAAACACTGGATGGATTTGGGCAAACGTTAGCTTTAGATGGAAAAATCATCCCTTCTTATGCTACAAAACCAAATAAAAAAGTAGAACATGATGGCAGAAGAGATACTGAAGCAGATTTCACACTAAAACAATATACCACTACGACAGCCAATGGCGAGAAGATAACAAAGAAGAAAACATGGTTTGGTTATCGACTTCATTTAATCGTTGATGCAAATTATGAATTGCCTGTAGCCTACGAAGTGACTAAAGCATCTGAAGGCGAACCGACGGTCGCAAAAAGACTGATCAAACATTTTTCTACCTCACAAGCAAAACAGTGTGACTATCTTCTAGCTGACAGAGGATATGATGGAGCTCCATTATTAAGTCTCATTGAATCTAAAGAAATAATTCCCATTATTGATATTAAAAACCAGTGGGATAAAGATACGCTAACCAAACAATATCGAGATTCAGATTTGATTTATACGTATAATGGAGCCGTTTCCTATGTCGATGGAAAAGGAAATGAGATAAAGCTAGCGTATAAGGGATATGATAAGAAAACAGATTCTTTACGTTATGGATTTAAACCTCAATATCAGGATAACCGGCTTTTCAGAATAAAACGTGAAGAAGACAGACGTATATTTAACAAAGTCGCTAGGGATAGTTTTAAGTTCAAACGAATCTACAAAAAGCGAACCTCTATTGAGCGAGTAAATGGACGAATCGATCGAGATTACCTATTTGAGAATCATACGATACGAGGAAAAAAGAAACTGAATCTTTTTGTGACAATGACTTTTCTCATTATGTTAGCCTTTGCGAAAGATAAGATCAGTAAAAACCATCTAGCTCATCTAACTGCTTGGGTAGCTTAA
- a CDS encoding M15 family metallopeptidase, whose product MYKKFAVLFVSIGLLSGCSAVENTVSDMTQKITKTETATSAASSEKSLTPAEEQQLKKEQEHQAMLDELPDVSTADWNLLLVNNEKPIDPDLEIPLTTLPSGYMIDERMKEDYDHWLEAASKAGFNIVLASSYRSVDLQQTNYDSSIQRYIDQDYSEEEAKKKTEDYIALPGGSEHHTGLAVDIVDDEWLDTGKGLIPEYDTQDSQHWLVDHMTDYGFILRYPQGKEKETGIEYESWHFRYVGVENAKYIEKYDLSLEEYIDLLTEAGK is encoded by the coding sequence ATGTACAAGAAATTTGCAGTACTTTTTGTGTCGATTGGACTCTTAAGCGGATGTAGTGCAGTAGAAAATACTGTATCAGATATGACTCAAAAAATTACAAAGACAGAGACGGCTACTTCAGCTGCATCTTCTGAGAAGAGCTTGACTCCCGCAGAAGAACAACAGTTGAAAAAAGAACAAGAACACCAGGCTATGCTAGATGAACTGCCTGATGTGTCTACAGCTGATTGGAATTTACTCTTGGTAAATAATGAAAAACCGATTGACCCAGATTTAGAGATACCGTTAACAACCTTGCCAAGCGGTTATATGATCGATGAACGGATGAAAGAAGACTATGATCACTGGCTGGAGGCAGCATCAAAAGCCGGCTTTAATATTGTATTGGCTTCTAGTTATCGTTCAGTGGACTTACAACAAACAAATTATGACAGCAGTATTCAACGTTACATTGACCAAGATTATTCAGAAGAAGAAGCAAAGAAAAAAACAGAAGATTACATTGCTCTTCCTGGTGGCAGCGAACACCATACAGGACTTGCAGTTGATATCGTAGATGATGAATGGTTAGATACTGGTAAAGGATTGATTCCAGAATACGATACGCAAGACTCGCAACATTGGCTGGTTGACCACATGACTGATTATGGATTTATTTTGCGCTATCCGCAAGGAAAAGAAAAAGAAACCGGTATAGAGTATGAATCATGGCATTTCCGTTATGTCGGAGTTGAAAATGCAAAATACATCGAGAAATATGACCTTTCGCTTGAAGAATACATTGATTTGTTAACAGAAGCAGGAAAATAA
- a CDS encoding glycoside hydrolase family 73 protein: MSQKKTPKKYKPKKKYQKASRKFFRLSPSYVLFSIFLIVFIFFGALVLLTSTIAPTITEPFSDETSNKQEFIERTADYAQILEEKYAILPSVSIAQAILESDWGRSELSLKNNNFFGIKGSDPEQTVVMNTKEFVDGQWIEVEAPFRKYTSWQESMDDHAKLFVEGTTWNPDQYAAVLAAKDYKEAAHALEASGYATDPDYPEKLISLIEEFNLNQYD, encoded by the coding sequence TTGTCTCAAAAAAAGACTCCCAAAAAATATAAGCCAAAGAAAAAGTATCAAAAAGCTTCACGAAAGTTTTTTCGACTATCGCCTAGCTATGTGTTGTTCAGTATATTTTTAATTGTGTTTATTTTTTTTGGTGCATTGGTTTTGTTAACTTCAACCATCGCTCCTACTATAACCGAGCCTTTTTCAGATGAAACTAGCAACAAACAAGAGTTTATCGAACGAACAGCAGACTATGCCCAGATCTTAGAAGAAAAATACGCAATTTTACCAAGCGTCAGCATAGCTCAAGCTATTTTAGAATCAGATTGGGGCAGAAGCGAACTCTCCCTTAAAAACAATAATTTTTTTGGTATCAAAGGCAGCGACCCAGAGCAAACAGTTGTCATGAATACAAAAGAGTTTGTAGATGGACAATGGATTGAGGTTGAAGCCCCTTTTAGAAAATACACCAGTTGGCAAGAATCGATGGATGATCATGCCAAATTATTTGTTGAGGGAACTACTTGGAATCCCGATCAATATGCTGCAGTTTTAGCAGCAAAAGATTACAAAGAAGCTGCTCATGCATTAGAAGCAAGCGGCTATGCTACCGATCCTGACTATCCCGAAAAGTTGATCAGCTTAATCGAAGAATTTAATTTAAATCAGTATGATTGA
- a CDS encoding hydrolase has protein sequence MEEHIKKAAPKITTDLRRDYVAVPEVIRKASGIVINGKRFRSLIFTTDIAIIMNNDADAVIAVYPFTPHPAIINGITTVASMPVLAGVGGGLTHGHRSSNIALFAEAHGCIGVVLNAPTPLDTIKEVNEVVDVPIIWTVVSEFTDIQEKLDAGVDILNISGAANTAHIVREVRKHYPELPIIATGGPTVESIIETIEAGANAITYTPPSNGQLFSKKMKKYRHQEEDAYEEEQDAK, from the coding sequence GTGGAAGAACACATTAAAAAAGCAGCCCCAAAAATTACAACAGATTTAAGAAGAGATTATGTTGCGGTACCGGAAGTCATTCGGAAGGCAAGCGGAATCGTAATCAATGGTAAGCGGTTCCGTTCTTTGATTTTTACAACGGATATAGCCATTATCATGAACAATGATGCAGATGCCGTGATTGCTGTTTATCCTTTTACGCCTCATCCAGCTATTATCAATGGCATCACAACTGTGGCAAGTATGCCAGTTTTAGCAGGAGTCGGTGGTGGTCTAACGCATGGACATCGTTCATCTAACATTGCCTTATTTGCAGAAGCACATGGTTGTATAGGCGTTGTATTAAACGCACCGACTCCATTGGATACCATTAAAGAAGTGAACGAAGTAGTTGATGTTCCCATTATTTGGACAGTTGTTTCGGAATTTACAGATATTCAAGAAAAATTAGATGCGGGCGTCGACATTTTAAATATCAGCGGAGCAGCAAATACTGCTCATATTGTCCGTGAAGTTCGTAAACATTATCCTGAGTTGCCAATTATAGCAACAGGCGGACCGACAGTAGAAAGCATTATTGAAACGATTGAAGCCGGAGCCAATGCCATTACGTATACACCGCCAAGCAACGGACAGCTATTCAGTAAAAAAATGAAAAAATACCGCCACCAAGAAGAAGACGCCTACGAAGAAGAACAGGATGCGAAGTGA
- a CDS encoding penicillin-binding transpeptidase domain-containing protein, with translation MKSTSRNQKKKSPFGGKVLIVLLTILVVIGGGVGYYYWSTARDEKAAQTTIDTYITALKKQDYSAMSKVVSEKSLKDIGYTKDKMTKRYETVYGGVGAGKLKVSNVQVDSTKEKQQYAISYDVEMETSLGKLDKQSYSTTMNKVDGDYQIDWTTQLIFPDLEPNDKISLTSTVGERGNILAADGSPLATEGKGWDAGIHPAALGEGNEKENNLKKISDTFDVSVEQLEKVLAADWVTEDSFVPFKVVNDGETPEVPGVLYQEKTMRTYPLNEAAAHLIGYVGEATAEDIEKNPTLQTGDVIGKSGLEATFNDRLSGQKGGRIVINDETDTLKKVLQETEVENGEDITLTINADLQKAAYDQLKGEKGSAVLMDPTDGSLLALVSTPSYDANLMTAGISSKEYQKYADDKNSPFLARYAAGYAPGSTFKTITGAIGLDSGVTTPEKTHKISGLKWQKDSSWGDHFIVRVADTPEVNLESAYVHSDNIYFAQEALEIGQNKYEEGLSKFIFGEDLKLPIVMNEAQISNDGKLDSESLLADTAYGQGQLLLNPIQQAVSYTPFVNEGKLIYPKLTSDQKVAEPKMPVTAESATIIKNDLIQVVENPAGSAHSLASIDQKLAAKTGTAETQEAENADEEAETNGFLLAFDAENNSYLMVALIEGKSSGDVVTTLKPVLEQMESLLK, from the coding sequence GTGAAATCTACTTCACGGAATCAAAAGAAAAAAAGCCCATTCGGCGGTAAAGTACTTATCGTGTTACTGACCATCTTAGTTGTGATCGGTGGAGGGGTCGGTTATTATTATTGGTCTACAGCACGTGATGAAAAAGCGGCTCAAACGACCATAGACACTTATATAACGGCTTTGAAAAAACAAGACTATTCAGCAATGAGCAAAGTCGTTTCAGAAAAATCCTTAAAAGATATTGGTTATACCAAAGATAAAATGACAAAACGGTATGAAACCGTCTATGGCGGAGTAGGAGCAGGAAAGTTAAAAGTCAGCAATGTACAAGTTGACTCTACTAAAGAAAAACAACAATACGCTATCTCCTATGATGTAGAAATGGAAACTTCATTAGGAAAATTGGACAAACAATCCTATTCCACCACAATGAACAAAGTCGATGGCGATTATCAAATCGATTGGACGACACAATTGATCTTTCCTGATTTAGAACCAAACGATAAAATTAGTTTGACCTCTACAGTCGGTGAAAGAGGCAATATCTTAGCAGCTGATGGTTCGCCTTTGGCTACTGAAGGTAAAGGCTGGGACGCTGGAATACATCCTGCCGCTTTAGGTGAAGGAAACGAAAAAGAAAACAACTTAAAAAAAATCAGTGACACTTTCGATGTGTCTGTTGAACAATTAGAAAAAGTACTTGCAGCAGACTGGGTGACGGAAGATAGTTTTGTACCGTTTAAAGTGGTGAATGACGGTGAAACTCCAGAGGTGCCCGGAGTTCTTTACCAAGAGAAAACGATGCGGACTTATCCCTTAAATGAAGCAGCAGCTCACTTGATTGGATATGTTGGCGAAGCAACAGCAGAAGATATAGAAAAAAATCCAACACTGCAAACAGGCGATGTGATTGGGAAATCTGGCTTAGAAGCAACATTCAATGACCGGTTGAGCGGCCAAAAAGGCGGACGAATCGTTATCAATGATGAAACAGATACATTGAAAAAAGTGCTGCAAGAAACAGAAGTTGAAAATGGAGAAGACATTACGTTGACCATCAATGCGGACCTGCAAAAAGCGGCTTATGACCAATTGAAGGGAGAAAAAGGCTCAGCAGTGTTGATGGATCCTACAGATGGCAGCTTATTGGCCTTAGTCAGCACACCTTCCTATGATGCGAACTTAATGACAGCGGGTATCAGTTCAAAAGAATATCAAAAATATGCGGATGACAAAAACAGTCCGTTCTTAGCACGATACGCAGCCGGCTATGCTCCAGGCTCAACGTTTAAAACGATCACTGGAGCTATTGGATTGGATTCCGGTGTTACGACACCAGAGAAGACCCATAAAATCAGTGGGTTAAAATGGCAAAAAGATAGTTCTTGGGGCGATCATTTTATCGTACGTGTAGCGGATACTCCAGAAGTAAATCTGGAATCAGCTTATGTCCATTCAGACAATATTTATTTTGCTCAAGAAGCTTTAGAAATAGGTCAAAATAAATATGAAGAAGGGCTATCCAAATTTATCTTTGGCGAAGATTTAAAATTACCCATTGTGATGAATGAAGCTCAAATCTCAAATGACGGCAAGTTAGATAGTGAATCCTTATTGGCCGACACGGCTTACGGACAAGGACAGCTATTATTGAATCCTATTCAACAAGCTGTTTCGTATACACCTTTTGTAAATGAAGGAAAATTGATTTACCCTAAATTAACATCAGATCAAAAAGTCGCAGAACCTAAAATGCCTGTCACAGCAGAATCTGCAACGATTATTAAAAATGATTTGATTCAAGTAGTAGAAAATCCAGCAGGATCAGCACACAGCTTAGCTTCGATTGACCAAAAATTAGCTGCTAAAACAGGTACCGCGGAAACACAAGAAGCTGAAAATGCGGATGAAGAAGCAGAAACAAATGGATTCTTGCTAGCCTTTGATGCTGAAAATAATAGCTATTTAATGGTAGCACTGATTGAAGGGAAATCGAGCGGAGATGTAGTCACTACGTTGAAGCCCGTCTTGGAGCAAATGGAAAGCTTATTAAAATAA
- a CDS encoding hemolysin family protein: protein MNSDPDSQSMVGQIILIIVLTGVNAFFASAEMAFVSLNQGKVREKAASGDKKAVNVLNLLANPDNFLATIQVAITLAGFISSASAATSFASLLEPFLVSIPGGKQLAIVIVTVVLSYITLVFGELYPKQIALQKAEEVARFTAGPIRIVQTLAIPFVKLLSFSTSTLKKLTPIDFSKKEEKMTRDEFRSYLESSQKNGAIDVEQFTMLKGVLSMDTKMAREIMVPRTDTYMIDYEDGTEENIPLLLDCTYSRVPVYVGDKDNIIGIVHVKNLLKASRTTSLDDIDIKDVLNPPLYVPETIFMDDLLYELKRTRNQMAILNDEYGGVVGVATLEDLLEEIVGDIDDEYDETYKMIEQLSEVRYLVDGSTPLSKFNEFFKTKIESNDVDSIAGFFIMQYGSIPNAEEQAVVHYADYVFTANAIEGSRLVNLFVDRVEEAEEGILV, encoded by the coding sequence ATGAATTCAGACCCCGACAGTCAGTCGATGGTAGGACAGATTATACTCATTATTGTGTTAACCGGAGTCAATGCTTTCTTTGCATCCGCAGAAATGGCATTTGTATCTCTAAATCAAGGAAAAGTAAGAGAAAAAGCAGCATCAGGAGATAAAAAGGCTGTTAATGTTTTAAACTTATTGGCAAATCCAGATAACTTTTTAGCTACTATTCAAGTAGCTATTACCTTAGCAGGATTTATTTCAAGTGCTTCAGCCGCTACTAGTTTTGCTTCATTGCTGGAACCGTTCTTGGTCAGCATACCAGGAGGCAAACAATTGGCAATCGTCATAGTAACTGTTGTCTTGTCTTATATTACTCTTGTATTTGGTGAATTGTACCCTAAGCAAATCGCTTTGCAAAAAGCCGAAGAAGTGGCTCGATTTACTGCTGGACCGATTAGAATTGTTCAAACGTTAGCTATACCATTTGTTAAATTGCTTTCTTTTTCTACAAGTACCTTGAAGAAACTAACGCCAATTGATTTTTCTAAAAAAGAAGAAAAAATGACGCGTGATGAATTTCGTTCCTACCTGGAAAGCAGTCAGAAAAATGGAGCTATTGATGTTGAACAATTTACAATGTTAAAAGGTGTCCTGTCAATGGATACAAAGATGGCCAGAGAAATCATGGTGCCCCGGACTGATACCTACATGATTGATTATGAAGATGGGACTGAAGAGAACATTCCTTTATTGTTGGACTGTACTTATTCTCGTGTACCTGTTTATGTAGGGGACAAGGATAATATTATCGGGATAGTCCATGTAAAAAATTTGTTGAAAGCTTCTAGAACGACAAGTCTGGATGATATTGACATCAAAGACGTCTTGAATCCGCCTTTATATGTGCCGGAAACCATTTTTATGGATGATTTACTTTATGAATTAAAACGCACACGTAACCAGATGGCGATTTTAAATGATGAATACGGAGGAGTGGTTGGAGTAGCTACCCTTGAAGATTTATTAGAAGAAATCGTTGGAGATATTGATGACGAATACGATGAAACGTATAAAATGATCGAACAGCTCTCTGAAGTACGGTATTTAGTTGATGGTTCTACACCCTTATCTAAGTTCAATGAATTCTTTAAAACAAAAATAGAATCAAACGATGTAGACTCTATTGCTGGATTTTTTATTATGCAATATGGCAGCATCCCAAACGCAGAAGAACAAGCTGTTGTTCACTATGCGGACTATGTATTTACGGCAAATGCAATTGAAGGCTCGAGACTGGTGAATCTATTTGTAGATCGAGTTGAAGAAGCAGAAGAGGGAATTCTTGTATAA
- a CDS encoding xanthine phosphoribosyltransferase: MKLLEERILKDGVVLGADVLKVDNFLNHQIDPVLMEAMGNEFAAYFADKGITKILTVETSGIAPAVFAGLALGVPVVFARKHKSLTLTDHLYSSTVHSYTKNTTNTISISKNYLDETDTVLLIDDFLANGQAAKGLIDICQQASATISGIGIVIEKSFQRGRQELEEQGFDIYSLARIRAFEDGIVKFVEEKGNN; this comes from the coding sequence ATGAAATTATTAGAAGAACGTATTTTGAAAGACGGCGTTGTCCTAGGAGCAGATGTTTTAAAAGTAGACAACTTTTTGAACCATCAAATAGACCCTGTTTTAATGGAAGCAATGGGAAATGAATTTGCCGCTTATTTCGCTGATAAAGGAATTACCAAAATTCTAACCGTTGAAACATCAGGAATTGCTCCTGCAGTTTTTGCCGGATTAGCATTAGGTGTGCCAGTTGTTTTTGCCCGTAAACATAAAAGTTTAACTTTGACTGATCATTTATATTCTTCCACTGTGCATTCTTATACGAAAAACACAACAAATACTATCTCCATTTCTAAAAACTATTTGGATGAAACAGATACCGTCCTTTTAATCGATGACTTTTTAGCTAACGGACAAGCTGCTAAAGGGCTGATTGATATCTGCCAACAAGCGAGTGCAACCATTTCAGGCATCGGAATCGTGATTGAGAAATCTTTTCAAAGAGGCCGACAAGAATTGGAAGAACAAGGTTTTGACATTTATTCTTTAGCACGTATTCGCGCTTTTGAAGATGGAATCGTTAAATTCGTTGAAGAAAAGGGGAATAACTAA
- a CDS encoding nucleobase:cation symporter-2 family protein, with translation MLTNGKAAALGLQHVLAMYAGAVLVPLLIGGAIGFNSEQMTYLVSIDIFMCGVATLLQLFVNRYFGIGLPVVLGCAMQAVSPLILIGSSDGIGVMYGAIIASGIFMLLIAGLFSKIKRFFPPVVTGTVITVIGLTLIPVGIEKMGGGSKTAAGFGSGKALFLAFLTVAIILCIQLFAKGFIRSLAIIIGLIAGTAVAAVMGMVSLAPVAEASWFHIPRPFYFGTPVFEWSSILTMILISIVSMVESTGVYFALGDVTKQKIEEQDLKRGYRAEGLAIILGGIFNTFPYTAFSQNVGLVQMSGIRTRKPIYFAAGFLMLLGLMPKIGAFATIIPEPVLGGAMVILFGMVATQGIKMLGRVDLNKEGNLMIVALSLGLGLGVTVVPELFAHLPATVQTFTGNGIVVTSITAILLNSIVHHGREEITAAPQVEKTPTELQKVM, from the coding sequence ATGTTAACAAATGGAAAAGCAGCAGCTTTAGGATTGCAGCACGTATTAGCCATGTATGCCGGCGCGGTGTTAGTTCCCTTATTGATCGGGGGAGCAATCGGCTTCAACTCAGAACAAATGACTTATCTGGTATCCATTGATATATTTATGTGCGGAGTAGCTACATTACTGCAACTATTTGTTAACCGTTATTTTGGTATTGGACTGCCTGTTGTATTGGGCTGTGCCATGCAAGCTGTGTCGCCCTTGATTTTGATTGGTTCATCTGATGGAATCGGAGTCATGTATGGCGCTATTATTGCTTCAGGAATTTTTATGCTATTGATTGCCGGTTTGTTTTCTAAGATCAAACGTTTTTTCCCTCCTGTTGTAACTGGAACAGTGATCACTGTAATTGGACTGACATTGATCCCAGTAGGAATTGAAAAAATGGGCGGCGGTTCAAAAACGGCTGCTGGTTTTGGATCAGGCAAAGCTTTGTTTTTAGCTTTCCTGACTGTAGCGATTATCTTATGTATTCAATTGTTTGCTAAAGGGTTTATCCGTTCACTGGCTATTATTATTGGCTTGATTGCAGGAACAGCCGTTGCAGCAGTTATGGGAATGGTGAGTTTGGCTCCTGTTGCTGAAGCTTCATGGTTCCACATACCACGTCCTTTCTACTTTGGAACGCCGGTTTTCGAATGGTCTTCGATTTTGACCATGATTCTAATTTCAATTGTCAGTATGGTTGAATCAACTGGCGTCTACTTCGCATTGGGTGATGTGACTAAACAAAAAATTGAAGAGCAAGATTTAAAAAGAGGGTATCGCGCAGAAGGGTTAGCGATTATTCTAGGCGGAATTTTTAATACTTTCCCTTATACGGCTTTCTCACAAAACGTGGGACTAGTACAAATGTCCGGTATCCGCACACGCAAGCCGATTTATTTTGCAGCAGGATTTCTTATGTTATTAGGTTTGATGCCAAAGATCGGTGCTTTCGCAACCATTATTCCTGAACCTGTTTTAGGCGGAGCTATGGTGATCTTATTCGGAATGGTAGCCACTCAAGGAATCAAAATGTTGGGTCGTGTCGATCTAAACAAAGAAGGCAACTTGATGATCGTAGCTTTATCGCTTGGACTAGGATTAGGCGTAACCGTTGTGCCAGAATTATTTGCTCACTTACCAGCTACCGTCCAAACGTTTACTGGAAATGGGATAGTCGTCACAAGTATCACAGCTATTCTATTGAATAGTATCGTCCACCATGGACGTGAGGAAATAACAGCAGCACCTCAAGTAGAAAAAACACCTACAGAATTACAAAAAGTGATGTAA
- a CDS encoding DUF2179 domain-containing protein — MDVDVKFLALIFLINLAYVALNTIRFMLTMKGYRLIAPFVSMVEITIYVVGLGLVLDRLDNFWNIAAYALGYGVGIAVGIQIEEYLALGHIMVTTIVPDTKSDISERLRELGYGVTTSLALGREGDRLVLEVLTTRKSERKLYKQISEIEPKAFVISYEPKFISGGFWTKKVKTRRMALKKRGKI, encoded by the coding sequence ATGGATGTAGATGTAAAATTCTTGGCACTTATTTTTCTTATTAATTTAGCTTATGTTGCACTGAATACGATTCGTTTTATGCTGACCATGAAAGGCTATCGGTTGATTGCTCCTTTTGTATCCATGGTTGAGATTACGATTTACGTCGTGGGGCTAGGCTTGGTTCTTGACCGACTCGATAACTTTTGGAATATTGCCGCTTATGCACTAGGCTATGGAGTCGGGATAGCTGTGGGAATCCAAATTGAAGAATACTTAGCGTTAGGACACATAATGGTTACAACGATTGTACCCGATACTAAAAGCGATATTTCGGAGCGATTACGGGAATTGGGTTACGGTGTAACGACTAGTCTTGCACTCGGAAGAGAAGGCGATCGTTTGGTGTTAGAAGTTTTAACTACGCGAAAATCAGAACGGAAATTATACAAACAAATCAGTGAAATAGAACCGAAAGCTTTTGTTATTTCTTATGAACCGAAATTCATTAGCGGTGGTTTTTGGACCAAAAAAGTGAAAACAAGAAGAATGGCGCTGAAGAAACGCGGAAAAATATAA